GCCGGACATGGTGCCGCCGCGCTGGTTGAAGCGCTCTTTCAGGCGTGGGAAAAGTCCGAGGACCTTGTCCATCTGTTCCTGATAGTCGCCCTTGGCGGTGAAGAAACCACCCATGGAGAGGTTTTCTTCCACGGTCAGGCGGGAAAACACCCGACGACCTTCCGGAACGACCGCGATGCTCTTGCGCATGATCTGCGAAGAGTCCTGGCCGACCAGTTCCTCACCCATGTAGCGAATGCTGCCGCTGTGGGCCCGCGGCGAACCGCAGAGGGTCATCAGTAGCGTGGACTTGCCGGCACCGTTGGCGCCGATCAGGGTCACGATTTCGCCCTGGCGGACCTCGACGTTGACGCTGTGCAGCGCCTGGATCTTGCCATAGAAGGTGGAAACGTTTTCGAACTGCAGCATTTACGCTTCCCCCAGGTAGGCTTTGATCACTTCAGGATTGTCGCGGATCTGTTCCGGCGTACCGTCGGCCAGAGGCGTGCCCTGGTTGATTACGACGATGTGGTCGGAAATGCTCATGACCAGCTTCATGTCGTGTTCGATAAGCAGCACGGTGACGTTGTGCTCCTCACGCAACACGCTGATCAGCGCCTTCAGGTCCTCGGTTTCCTTGGGGTTCAGACCGGCAGCCGGTTCGTCGAGCATGAGGATCCGCGGGCGGGTCATCATGCAGCGGGCGATTTCCAGGCGACGTTGCTGGCCGTAGGCCAGGGTGCCGGCCGGGCGGTTGGCGAAATCGCGCAGGTTGACCTTGTCCAGCCAGTACTCGGCGTATTCCATGGCCTCGCGCTCGCTCTTGCGGAACGACGGGGTCTTGAACAGGCCGGACAGGAAGTTGGTGTTCAGGTGACGATGCTGGGCGATCAAGAGGTTCTCGACCGCGGTCATGTCCTTGAACAGCCGCACGTTCTGGAAGGTACGCACCACGCCTTTGAGGGCGATCTTGTGGCCGGGCAGGCCTTCGATCGACTCGCCGTCCAGCTTGATGCTGCCGCCACTCGGCTTGTAAAAGCCGGTCAGGCAGTTGAACACGGTGGTCTTGCCGGCGCCGTTGGGGCCGATCAAGGCAACCACTTGTTTTTCCTTCACGCTCAAGGCAACGCCGTTGACCGCCAGCAGGCCGCCGAAGCGCATGCTCAGATTTTCTACTTTAAGGATCTCGCGACTCATTTGCGCAGCTCCATGTGAGGACGTTGCATGGGCAGCAGACCCTGAGGGCGCCAGATCATCATCAGTACCATCAAGGCACCGAACATCAACATGCGGTACTCACTGAACTCACGCATCATTTCCGGCAGCAGGATCATCACCACCGCAGCCAGGATCACACCCAGCTGCGAGCCCATGCCACCCAGCACAACGATGGCGAGAATGATCGCCGACTCGATGAAGGTGAAGGACTCCGGGGTGATCAGGCCTTGACGAGCGGCGAAGAAGCTACCGGCGAAACCGGCGAAGCTGGCGCCCAGGGTAAAGGCCGACAACTTGATCACGGTCGGGTTGAGACCCAGTGCACGGCAGGCGATTTCGTCTTCGCGCAATGCTTCCCACGCGCGCCCCAGGGGCATGCGCAGCAGGCGATTTATGACGAACAGTGCAAGCAGTGCCAGGAGCAACGCCACCAGATACAGGAAGATCACCTTGTTGATCGAGTTGTATTCCAGGCCGAAATACTCGTGGAAGGTCTGCATCCCTTCGGCGGCCTTGCGTTCGAAGGTCAGGCCGAAGAACGTCGGCTTCTCGATGTTGCTGATGCCGTTCGGACCGCCAGTCAGGCCGGTCAGGTTACGCAGGAACAGACGGATGATTTCACCGAAGCCCAGGGTCACGATCGCCAGGTAGTCGCCGCGCAGACGCAGCACCGGGAAGCCCAGCAGGAAGCCGAAAGTGGCCGCCATCAGGCCGGCAATCGGCAGGCAGATCCAGAAGCTCAGGCCGTAGTAGTGCGACAGCAGCGCGTAGCTGTAGGCGCCGACGGCGTAGAAACCAACGTAACCCAGGTCGAGCAGACCGGCCAGGCCGACCACGATGTTCAGGCCGAGGCCGAGCATCACGTAGATCAGCACCAGTGTCGCGATGTCCACCGCGCCACGGGAGCCGAAGAACGGCCAGACCAGGGCACCGGCGATCAGGGCGATGATCAACCAGCGCTGAGTGGTCGGCAGAGTCAGGAAGTTACTGGCCTTGGCCGGAATCAGCGGCATGCGCGGCGAAGAGCGCCAGGCCGAGCTGATTTGCTGGTCGAACAGGACACGCAGGAACATCAGCACCGAACACACCGCGATGGTGATCAGGGTGGCGGTGCTGGTGCCGTGCACTTCCAGGTTGATGCCGACGATGGTCAGCTTCAGACCCAATACCGGATAGGCCACGGCCCATACCAGCAAGGCGCTGAAAAACGCCTGTTTAAGATTCCTAGTCATACTTTCTCAACCTCCGGACGGCCCAGCAGGCCGGTTGGCCGGAACAACAACACCAAAACCAGCAGGCCGAAGGCGACGACGTCCTTGTACTGGTCGCCGAAGATGTCGGCACCGAAGGCTTCCGCCACACCCAGTACCAGCCCGCCGAGCATGGCACCCGGGATGCTGCCGATCCCGCCCAGTACCGCTGCGGTGAAGGCCTTGAGGCCGACCAGGAAACCGGCGTTGGGGTTGATCACGCCGTATTGCATGCTCAGCAGCACGGCCGCGATGGCCGCTAGCGCGGCACCGATGACGAAGGTCAGGGCGATGATGTTGTTGGTGTTGATACCCAGCAGGTTGGCCATCTTGATGTCTTCGGCACAGGCGCGGCAGGCGCGGCCCAGGCGAGAGCGGGAGATGAACAGGGTCAGGCCGAGCATGGCGACCAGGGTCACCACGAACACCACGATTTGCATGTAGGAAATCAGCACTTCATGTGCGCCACCTGGGCCGAAGGCAATGTTGCCCGGAATCAGGTTGGGGATGGATTTGTCCTTGGAGTCTTGCGCCAGCAGAACGGTGTTCTGCAGGAAGATCGACATGCCGATGGCGGAAATCAGCGGAATCAGACGGTTGCTGCCGCGCAGGGGGCGGTAGGCGATCCGTTCGATGCTGTAGCCGTAGGCACTGGTGACGACGATGGTCGCCAGGAAAGCGGCGGTCATCAACAGTGGAACACTGTCGAGTCCCAGCATGGCCAGCCCGGCAATGGCGATGAACGCCACGTAGGAGCCGATCATGTACACCTCGCCGTGGGCGAAGTTGATCATTCCAATGATGCCGTAAACCATCGTATAGCCGATGGCGATCAGGGCATACGTGCTGCCAATGGTCATGCCATTAACCAGCTGTTGGAAGAAGTGATAGATGTCAGGCATTACAGCGCTCCTAAAAACCTGATACGCATTTCACTGGTGGAGTCATTTTCCCGCCCGAGCCCCGTGGATCTGCATCCACTTCGAATTCGGGGTTTGCCAGCGAACCGCTGATGACGGTTTTGAGATTTTCAGGTGGGGAGACTAGCGGATCACGCCAGCGCGGCCCAAATACGTTCGTAAAACAAAGCCCACGGCACGCCGTGGGCTTTATTGGCAGTCAGTCAGGCAGGGCCTTACTGAGGCGAAGCTTCAGTTTTTGGTTTGCCGAAGTGCCACTCGTAAACCACGAATTTGAAGTCTTTCAGGTCGCCCTTGTCGTCGAAGCTCAGGTCGCCGGTTGGAGTCTTGAAGGTGCCTTTGTGGATTTCTGCAGCCACTTTGGCGGTGTCTTCGGACTTGGCAGCCTTGATGCTTTCGGCGATCACTTCCACAGCCGAGTAGGCCGGGAACACGAACGGACCGCTCGGGTCTTCTTTCTTGGCCTGGAATGCTTCTACCAGAGCCTTGTTCGCAGGGTCTGCGTCGAAGGACTTCGGCAGGGTTACCAGCAGGCCTTCGGAAGCGTCCTTGGCGATCTGCGAGATGGAGTCGTTACCCACGCCTTCCGGACCCATGAACTTGGCTTTCAGGCCTTTTTCCTGGGATTGACGCAGGATCAGACCCAGCTCCGGGTGGTAGCCGCCGTAGTAGACGAAGTCGACGTTGGCTTGCTTGAGCTTGGCGATGATCGAGGAGAAGTCCTTGTCGCCGGCGTTGACGCCTTCGAACACGGCAACCTTGACGCCTTTGCCTTCCAGGGTTTTCTTCACGGCGGTGGCGATGCCTTCACCGTATTGCTGTTTGTCGTGCAGAACGGCAACGATTTTCGGTTTTACGTGATCGGCAATGTAGTTACCGGCGGCAGGGCCCTGGGCGCTGTCCAGACCGATGGTACGGAAGACCATTTTGTAACCACGGGCGGTGATGTCCGGGCTGGTGGCAGCCGGGGTGATCATGATCACGCCTTCGTCTTCGTAGATGTCCGAAGCCGGTTGGGTGGAGCTGGAGCACAGGTGGCCGACCACGAACTTGACGCCGTCGTTGACGACCTTGTTCGCTACCGCTACCGCTTGTTTTGGATCGCAGGCGTCGTCGTATTCAACGGCTTCGAGTTTCTTGCCGTCTACACCGCCTTTGGCGTTGATTTGTTCGATGGCCATTTTGGCGCCACTGAACTGCATGTCGCCGTATTGGGCTACAGGACCGGTTTTAGGGCCGGCGATGCCGATCTTGATGGTGTCAGCTGCGAACGAATGGCTGGCAACCCCGGCCAGAACCATAGCGGCAAACAGTTTGGAAATCTGCTTAGTAGCCTTAGTCATAGTGCTCCACTCTTACTGTTGTAATTTTTATAGTCCTGGCGCCGTGGGCAACAGAACCGGGTCAGTATCGACGACATTCCCCGGAAAAGCCCCTCGGCAACTGTACCGGTACAGTGTAGAGCGCCGATCGTCAGCCTGGGAAGCTGGCGCCGGGGGGCAAAACCTGAGCGTGTCGCGTATTTGAAAGAAAAAGACAGAATTGCGGCGGGCTTTTGACGGGTTAATAGCCAGATTCCGTGCATTCCTTGGCTTTCCTGCGCTTTTCATTCGGTACTGCTAATTGCAACCGGGTTTTTCTGCCAGACCACCGACGTTATCATTGCGCCAATTTCTTTTCCGGACAGACCCATGAACGAAGAACCTAGCACCCTCTATGCCAAGCTGCTTGGTGAAACCGCATCTATTTCGTGGAAGGAACTGGAGCCGTTCTTCGCCAAGGGTGCCCTATTGTGGGTCGACCCGGCCCTGGATTTGATCGCCGCCGCAGAGGCCATGGCCACCGATGATGGCGAGAAAGTGGCCGCCTGGCTGGCCGCCGACAAGGTCGCGAAGCTGTCTGAAACGCGGGCGCTGGATCTTTTCGAACGCGATCCGGTGTTGTGGGCGGTGGTTGTTTCGCCGTGGATCATGATCCAGGAAAGAGCAAGGGATTGACTGCGCGCACCGTCATGGTGCGCATCGCTCGCGGCTAAAAGTGTGTAGCCGAGTAGCGTGATGGCACGTTGCCGTAGAGAAAGGCCACAGCCTCACGGTGACGTAAACGTAACGGGAACAGTTGAACGGGCAGCCTGAGGGCTGCTTGATTGTTTCTGGATGTTTAACTTGTGTTGAATCCGAGATTGCCATCGCGAGCAGGCTCGCTCCCACAGTGGTCGGGTGAACACAGAATTGTGAACACCCTGGAACCCTGTAGGAGCGAGCCTGCTCGCGATCAGCGGCGACTCGGTCCCATGTCAGGCCGAGTAGGTCTTGCCCGTATGGTTATTCAGCGAAATAACCTTGGTCTTGCCAATGCGATGACGGTAGATCTCGCGCAGGTATTTGATCGCTTTCTTCACGCAATCCCGGGACAGGCGGATGTCGTTGATCGAGACGAACTTGTCCTTGTCGTTGATCAGCTCGCGGTATTTCTTTTCGTACATCGGCTTGATCGCGTACCAGTTGGTATCGAGGATCTTGGCCGGGTTTTCGAACTCGTTGAGCAGATCGTCGATGCGTGCTTCATCGAATTCCTCGTTGATGATGAAGTCGAGGATCGAGTGATCCAGGGTGTCATCGAAACGGTACGGGTTACGGGCAAAGCAGCGCTTGATGAAGGCCACGATCAGGGTCAGGAAGTCATCCGACAGGCACGGGCTCTTGGCGATCAGGGTGGTCAGCGACAGGTTGGCCGAGGCACCGATCACCAGTGCATAACGCTTGAGCGTGGTGTTGGGGAACAGGCTGTTGAGGTGGGTCTTCAGCCGGTTCAGGTCCATGTAGGACAGCTTGTAGTCCTTGGGCAGGGACACGATCGACACCACCGACGAGCAGTTCTTGAAGAAGTGCAGGTCGTGCAGCGCCGCAGCGTCGTAACCCGAGTTCTTGTACTGCTCCAGCGATGCGCGGTAGCGCTTGGACTCGATCGGCAGCAGGCTGATGCCTTCGATGGCCTGGGTCACCTTGTTGAAGTGCGGCAGGTCGATGGAGCGGAAGAACAGATCGTCGATGTTCAGGCGCTGTGGTTCTTTGTCGAACACCTTGAACTTGTCGCTGGTCGGCGCCGGGGTTTCCGGGACCACGGATTCGGCGTAGGCAATCGCCACCGGGCCGGCCAGACTCATGAACAGGTCGTTGGCGTCCAGGCGAATGGTTTCGCCGATGTCGATGCCGGCACGACGGAAATAGTTCTGGTCGTAGTCAGTCGTGACCGCCTGCGCTGTCAGAATGTTGAAGATCTGCTGCGAGATGTACTGGTTGGCGTGCTTTTCCATGGCATTGACATCAATGTTCTGGATGTTGCCGTCATCGTTCTCTTCGGCGTAACGCATGATGTCGTTGGAAATCAGCATCATCGCGTTCCACGGGCGGATGCGACCCATGACACTGGCTTCGCTGCTGTCTTCGTTGGCGAAGTTGTAGGAGAAGTCCCACTCTTCCGACAGGTATTTGCACAGCAGGCGACCGGCGTTGATGTGCAGTGCTTCGGACATTTCGCTGCGATGATCGGAAATGTTCGGCAGCACGCAGATGCCGCTGGTGAAGATCGGTTCGAAGACGAAGGAGTGGCCGCTTTTGCTGTCGTGCTCGTCCATCGGCTTGGTGTCGAACGTCTTGTTCATGTACGAGTGCTGCTGGGCCAGGCCGAACTCCGAAGCCATGCCCGAACCGGTACCGCCACCGGCACTGAAGATCGAGAAGTACAGGCGCGACTGGTTGGCCTTGATGCCGCAGCTGTCGATCAGGTACGAGTGAATCATCTTCCAGTCGGGGCTGGAGAAACGCTGGGTGTCCTTGTTCAGGATGATCTTGGCCAGGTATTGGCCGAGGATCGGCGCGTTACCGGCACCACCGGCGTGGACTTCCGACAAGTCCATGATTTTCATTTTGCTGTAGTCGCGCAGGAAACCGCTCTTTTCGCCCTTGCGCGAGAAGCGGATGCGACCGGCGATGTCTTTGTCCAGGTCGCCAAGCATGACCAGCGGCTCGACCAGGAACACAGGTTTGGTGGCCTTGTTCGGCATCAGTCGCAGGTTGTTGCGGATCCACTGCGCGGGGCTGTAGCCCTTTTCGGCAAAGCGTTTGTCCGGCGACAGGCGGTCTTCGTTGTTGAACTCGTTGAGGTAGAACTTGCGCGCGTTGTACACCAGCTCCGCGACATCCAGCGCGATATTCGAACCGCAGCGGCCCAGGCCGATCAGGCACACCGACGGGAATTCCTGGTCGTTGTGCTGCTCGTTGTCGCCTTCCAGGTGCGGCGGGCGCGGGAACACCATGTCGCGCAGGCCGTCGAGGTTGTCGAGGATGCGATCGGTGTTGGTCTCGGTGAAATAGAGATATTGCTGGGTGGCCAACGGGCGGGAGGGGAGCAATGGCTTCGGCGAGACAGGAGTGTTTGCCGCGGGGCTCAAGGTCAGGTCGGAAACCGCAGTGGCCGGATTATTTTTGGAAGTCATTGTTCGCCATCTACCTGGGCTGTTTTGGTCGAACGACAGGTTGTCGTCGTACCGTCACGGAATGAGAACTCGCGTCTTTTATCAGCGCGTATTGGGTCCGAGCGTCAGGGGCACAGCCTGGGCATCGCTCGGGGAAATCCTTTTCTAGTCATGTTGAATCGGCCAGTATTCGGCGATCTTTAATCAAAAAGAGGCGAAATGATGTCAACGCTACCTTCGTTGGGGTTTGCCGGAATCGGTCTGATGGGGCTGCCGATGTGCCGGCGTCTGCTGGCCGCGGGTTATCCGCTGACGGTGTGGAACCGTAATCCGGCCAAGTGCGCGGCACTGGTCGAAGCCGGTGCCCGCCAGGTCGCCATCCCGGCCGAACTGTGCCAGCACGCCGACGTGGTGATGCTGTGCCTGGCGGACACCTCGGTGGTGCGCGAGGTGGTGTTTGGTGCGACGGGGATTGCCGAGGGCGCGAAAAGCGGCCAGTTGCTGGTGGATTTCTCCAGCCTTGAACCCACCGCGACGCGGGAAATGGCAGCAGAGCTGCACAGTAAAACCGGTATGGGCTGGCTCGATGCGCCGGTGTCCGGTGGCGTGGTCGGTGCCGAGGCGGGCAGTCTGGCGATCATGGTCGGCGGCGATGCAGTGGATCTTGAGCGAGTGAAACCCGTTCTGTCGAGCCTGGGACAGCGGGTGACGCACATGGGCGCGGTCGGGGCGGGGCAGGTGACCAAGGCTTGCAATCAGATGATCGTGGCCTGCAACGCGCTGGTGATTGCCGAAGTGGTGGCGCTGGCGGAGCGTTCCGG
This genomic interval from Pseudomonas putida contains the following:
- a CDS encoding ABC transporter ATP-binding protein — translated: MLQFENVSTFYGKIQALHSVNVEVRQGEIVTLIGANGAGKSTLLMTLCGSPRAHSGSIRYMGEELVGQDSSQIMRKSIAVVPEGRRVFSRLTVEENLSMGGFFTAKGDYQEQMDKVLGLFPRLKERFNQRGGTMSGGEQQMLAIGRALMSKPKLLLLDEPSLGLAPIIIQQIFDIIEQLRKDGVTVFLVEQNANQALKIADRAYVLENGRVVMQGTGESLLTDPKVREAYLGG
- the livG gene encoding high-affinity branched-chain amino acid ABC transporter ATP-binding protein LivG, with translation MSREILKVENLSMRFGGLLAVNGVALSVKEKQVVALIGPNGAGKTTVFNCLTGFYKPSGGSIKLDGESIEGLPGHKIALKGVVRTFQNVRLFKDMTAVENLLIAQHRHLNTNFLSGLFKTPSFRKSEREAMEYAEYWLDKVNLRDFANRPAGTLAYGQQRRLEIARCMMTRPRILMLDEPAAGLNPKETEDLKALISVLREEHNVTVLLIEHDMKLVMSISDHIVVINQGTPLADGTPEQIRDNPEVIKAYLGEA
- a CDS encoding high-affinity branched-chain amino acid ABC transporter permease LivM; the protein is MTRNLKQAFFSALLVWAVAYPVLGLKLTIVGINLEVHGTSTATLITIAVCSVLMFLRVLFDQQISSAWRSSPRMPLIPAKASNFLTLPTTQRWLIIALIAGALVWPFFGSRGAVDIATLVLIYVMLGLGLNIVVGLAGLLDLGYVGFYAVGAYSYALLSHYYGLSFWICLPIAGLMAATFGFLLGFPVLRLRGDYLAIVTLGFGEIIRLFLRNLTGLTGGPNGISNIEKPTFFGLTFERKAAEGMQTFHEYFGLEYNSINKVIFLYLVALLLALLALFVINRLLRMPLGRAWEALREDEIACRALGLNPTVIKLSAFTLGASFAGFAGSFFAARQGLITPESFTFIESAIILAIVVLGGMGSQLGVILAAVVMILLPEMMREFSEYRMLMFGALMVLMMIWRPQGLLPMQRPHMELRK
- the livH gene encoding high-affinity branched-chain amino acid ABC transporter permease LivH; its protein translation is MPDIYHFFQQLVNGMTIGSTYALIAIGYTMVYGIIGMINFAHGEVYMIGSYVAFIAIAGLAMLGLDSVPLLMTAAFLATIVVTSAYGYSIERIAYRPLRGSNRLIPLISAIGMSIFLQNTVLLAQDSKDKSIPNLIPGNIAFGPGGAHEVLISYMQIVVFVVTLVAMLGLTLFISRSRLGRACRACAEDIKMANLLGINTNNIIALTFVIGAALAAIAAVLLSMQYGVINPNAGFLVGLKAFTAAVLGGIGSIPGAMLGGLVLGVAEAFGADIFGDQYKDVVAFGLLVLVLLFRPTGLLGRPEVEKV
- a CDS encoding branched-chain amino acid ABC transporter substrate-binding protein, whose protein sequence is MTKATKQISKLFAAMVLAGVASHSFAADTIKIGIAGPKTGPVAQYGDMQFSGAKMAIEQINAKGGVDGKKLEAVEYDDACDPKQAVAVANKVVNDGVKFVVGHLCSSSTQPASDIYEDEGVIMITPAATSPDITARGYKMVFRTIGLDSAQGPAAGNYIADHVKPKIVAVLHDKQQYGEGIATAVKKTLEGKGVKVAVFEGVNAGDKDFSSIIAKLKQANVDFVYYGGYHPELGLILRQSQEKGLKAKFMGPEGVGNDSISQIAKDASEGLLVTLPKSFDADPANKALVEAFQAKKEDPSGPFVFPAYSAVEVIAESIKAAKSEDTAKVAAEIHKGTFKTPTGDLSFDDKGDLKDFKFVVYEWHFGKPKTEASPQ
- a CDS encoding DUF2288 domain-containing protein, yielding MNEEPSTLYAKLLGETASISWKELEPFFAKGALLWVDPALDLIAAAEAMATDDGEKVAAWLAADKVAKLSETRALDLFERDPVLWAVVVSPWIMIQERARD
- a CDS encoding NAD(P)-dependent oxidoreductase, yielding MMSTLPSLGFAGIGLMGLPMCRRLLAAGYPLTVWNRNPAKCAALVEAGARQVAIPAELCQHADVVMLCLADTSVVREVVFGATGIAEGAKSGQLLVDFSSLEPTATREMAAELHSKTGMGWLDAPVSGGVVGAEAGSLAIMVGGDAVDLERVKPVLSSLGQRVTHMGAVGAGQVTKACNQMIVACNALVIAEVVALAERSGVDASLIAEALAGGFADSKPLQILAPQMAESRFEPVKWHVRTLLKDLDTAVKFSREQGSATPVSGLAAQLMRLHGAQGYLEKDPSTLVRMYREPDSAK